The region ACTCATCAGCGCCGCTGCAGCCGCTGCCCCAGGGGCTGACCTGGCAGCCGATCAACCGCCGCAATGCCCAGCGCCTCTGGCCGATTGAACAGGGAGGCTGTTTCAGCCATCTGCGCCAGATAACCGATCGCCATTGGTTGGATCTGCTCGATCGTCGCGGTCCGGGCTGTGGTGTCTTGATGGCTGGTGATGCCGTGCTGGCGGGATGTTTGCGCCTGGGGGAAGGCGAGGATCAGCACACGTTGGAACTGATCCGCGATGTGGCCTGGGATCCCCGTCTCGATCAGGCCCTTCCGCAGCTGTTGCGTCGGCTTCAACGGCAGGGCTGCGTCGCCGGGCTGAGCACGGCTCTGGATGATGCGCCGATGGCCGAATTGCTCAACCGTGAAGGCTGGCGTCGTGGTGAAGAGCAGTTGTTGATGGGTCGCAGCATGTGGCGACGTCAGACAGCCCCCCGCAACCTGCAGCTCAGCCGTTCCTTCGATCAGGTCCTGGGTCGCCTGCGTCCCCAGGGGCAACCCATGCCATCCCCGAGTCTGGGTCGCCGCTGAGGTGACCCGACCCTGCTCGGTGCTGAGCTTGGATGTGGGTCGCAAGCGGATTGGCCTGGCCGGCTGCGATCCCCTCGGCATCACTGTGACGCCGCTGAAGGCGCTGCATCGAGGGCGCTTTGATGCAGATCTCCCCGTGCTGCAACAGCTCTGCCAGGACCGCCGGGTGCAGGGGCTGGTGGTGGGGCTGCCGCTGGATGCCGCCGGTCAGCCCACAGCCCAGGCGGACCATTGCCGGCGCTACGGCAGGCGTCTCGCCCAGGCCCTGCAGTTGCCCCTGGCTTGGGTGAACGAGCACAGCAGCACCTGGGCAGCAGGAGAGCGCCATGGGCTGACGGGAGATCGCTCTGGTCGGCTTGACAGTGCGGCTGCGGCGCTGCTGCTGGACCAATGGCTCCGAGAGGGGCCGGATCTCAAACCGGTCCAGGGCCTCCAGCACGCCGCGGGCGCAGAGGGGATCGATGATGGATCCTGAGCGCAGTGAATTCAGCGTCCATGCGTGACTCGGCCTCTGGCAGCGGTGACGTTCCCACCGTTCTGGTGCGTGACGGTGATGGTCGTGATCTGCTCTGCTTCCTGGAGCAGTTGATTCCCCTCGACGGCACTGATTACGTCCTGCTGACGCCGGTCGACACGCCGGTGTCTCTGTTTCGACTCCAGGACGATGCTGACCCTGAGCCGATCATCACCCTCAACAGCAGTGAATCGATTCTTTCGGTTGCTGATGTGGTGTTGCAGGAGCATGACCTCACCCTCGTGCGGTCTGCAGTCACGCTCACGGTGAGCGGTGAACTGGATGAACCCGATCCGGATGAGCTGGAGGACGAGGACGACGATGACGGTGACGAGGATTCCGAGACGTTTGAATTGTTGGTGAGCTTCATGGTCGAGGAGCAGGAGTACGGCCTCTACATTCCGCTCGACCCGTTCTTCGTGGTGGCCCGCATGGTTGATGGCCAGGCGGAATTGGTGGAGGGTGAGGATTTCGATCGGATTCAGCCGCGCCTTGAAGCGGAGCTTGAGGAGAGGGAATGGCCGGAGTGAGCGCTCAACATCGACTGCAGCCCAGCTGGGATCCGGGATTGACCATTGCCCATCTCTCCCTCCCCCATCTGCTGTCTCGAGGGCTGTCCGCCGCTGTGCTGGACGTGGATCGGACCCTGTTGCCCGGTCGCGATGTGACCCTGCCTGATCCGGTTCTGGTCTGGCTGACGGATGCCAAACGTCGCCTGAAATTGCACCTGTTCAGCAACAACCCGTCCCACGCGCGGATTGCTGCCGTCGCTGATCAACTCGGTGTGAGCTTCACCTGCGGTGCCCGCAAACCCAGGCGGGGTGCTCTGCGTCGCGTCATCGATGAGCTTGATCTGCCCCCCGAACGCATCGCCATGATCGGTGATCGCTTGTTCACCGACGTGTGGTGCGGCAATCGCCTCGGTCTCTACACGGTGCTGGTGCGACCCATCTCTCAGACCGGGCAGCCCTGTCGCCATGACCGGGTCCAACAGTTGGAGCGTCGTCTCGCCGCTTGGATGGGGGCCCCCACGGCATGACGCTGTGGGTGGTGAAGCTGGGCACGAGTCTGTTGCGGGGGGATACCGCCGCAACGATCGATGGTTTCGCCGCAGGTATCGCTGCTGCCTTTGCACGGGGCGATCGCGTTGTGCTGGTTTCCAGTGGTGCTGTCGGTCTCGGTTGCCAGCGGCTTCAGCTTCCCCAGAGGCCCGAGACCGTGGTCGCCCTGCAGGCGGCGGCTGCCACTGGTCAGGGTCAGCTGATGGCTTTGTACGAACGGGCCTTGGCAAACCACGGCATCGCTGTGGCCCAGATCCTCGTCACCCGCTCGGATCTGGCTGATCGTCGCCGCTATCAGAACGCCTCTGGAACCCTGCAGCAGCTGTTGCAGTGGGGGGTGTTGCCGGTGGTCAATGAAAACGACGCCATCTCCCCGGCGG is a window of Synechococcus sp. A15-24 DNA encoding:
- the ruvX gene encoding Holliday junction resolvase RuvX; translation: MTRPCSVLSLDVGRKRIGLAGCDPLGITVTPLKALHRGRFDADLPVLQQLCQDRRVQGLVVGLPLDAAGQPTAQADHCRRYGRRLAQALQLPLAWVNEHSSTWAAGERHGLTGDRSGRLDSAAAALLLDQWLREGPDLKPVQGLQHAAGAEGIDDGS
- a CDS encoding DUF3727 domain-containing protein, with the translated sequence MRDSASGSGDVPTVLVRDGDGRDLLCFLEQLIPLDGTDYVLLTPVDTPVSLFRLQDDADPEPIITLNSSESILSVADVVLQEHDLTLVRSAVTLTVSGELDEPDPDELEDEDDDDGDEDSETFELLVSFMVEEQEYGLYIPLDPFFVVARMVDGQAELVEGEDFDRIQPRLEAELEEREWPE
- a CDS encoding YqeG family HAD IIIA-type phosphatase, translating into MAGVSAQHRLQPSWDPGLTIAHLSLPHLLSRGLSAAVLDVDRTLLPGRDVTLPDPVLVWLTDAKRRLKLHLFSNNPSHARIAAVADQLGVSFTCGARKPRRGALRRVIDELDLPPERIAMIGDRLFTDVWCGNRLGLYTVLVRPISQTGQPCRHDRVQQLERRLAAWMGAPTA